A stretch of the Fusobacterium perfoetens ATCC 29250 genome encodes the following:
- a CDS encoding autotransporter outer membrane beta-barrel domain-containing protein, translating into MNKMSKEEKLFKRYLKKKVSFDVKTLVKYLITGSVVLSLTACGGGGGGSSSGPSYIPRETINNTEAKTDSTVLNNKNYNNEGSVTLTKGTEGIVGIAVLNGDIDNRGNISITKKNSNTYLAMLAMEFLSTGSNNLDNLLKQGNSIGIYNENGKLVNNAMITVFGNNSIGIYGKNSDIQNRGTINVNGLFVNGIKANGNIKIENNGNINIISDRVDEVIEEAENNYSIGINGETSSQGIIINNGIITMESNIYYYKTNENEQGNIREGYKWNNVIGMLGKGNVKVINNKNINIKNNGLGMVGYGNATIENNGNIIVNGKNKHETEGDVSNEFTVGIELNNNSKGINNGMIVVNGDTDNRGVVLADLNSNFINEKKGEIKVSSTEETYTIGIQAMRGEKNQELGIKQEIITNKGKVTVSNTSENGIVYGIKVSGSLKDNLKVINEKSGVINVTGNKVVIGMKLNDTKGEIINDGIINVNGNSEIQIDGYSANTGMTFDGPIEGKKEETIVRNNGTINVIGLGSGMSGLGIGTIINDKTGRINVENSGYGILGYSLNGDIINKGIIEVKDSLNIENSLNEYKYGIKSNSGNVTNEGIIKINSNKKEGSYGIEVQNENLDVLSVITNEKEGLINISGSYVEGISAVGNVKSINKGTVIIEAKSSIGEDSYGYAMTAYNGAQSINEGIITVGENSSGMKAEGVKSKITNKGTINVEYNALAGMEVVDNGILENVGKINIEEAPKDENKILGNEVIPSDISDEKLFDEIQNVIDNFTVNETMLSGIVAKDSQNIVNSGNITGTGFVNGIDSINSNVKNDGKIELTSSLINSDITITHQKGSFNLEMKVNQLASEVIGMNGNGGSLENGENGIISIIGSGVGINAINGATVTNNGNITMNSMELLGSMTSSDKTEENGAVSDYKSEWGALYSKVVGINGEGAGTTIVNGETGKINLTGSGVGINVSKGAIATNKGEIIINPVKIKDGYEEYIEKNGENITNEKNENLYTYVVGMTGKDYGTEIINEGIITMTGANGVGIEVFDGASAINKKEINVNGKNAEGMSSYKNSSVTNEGTINVGKNSYGMTAEGQGSQAINKGTINVGAGAYGGMMALNGGYIYNSSTGVINIDKSLGEGLAMMVDETSKFKNEGRINAEGDVTIGEGATYIVGTTTDGKVGVINADNVDLNGNVKLDTTIAKGTYKDSYDLGTIVNGDVKLGENYKVSSNSIFYDANTELDDDGNLKGTLERNDNSVSDYVNKNFMAVAGLFDNYLENNGKYEELTSTQQELVDNIFTSSSSIAELRSTIADISGTEYLSISRQIFDIKDEFVKYDNSVIDNISDYNFNIEFIGGYSEVDSKNDIDGYESKMTGFNGAMKLGENLYGTLGYGYSDIDYDKDSKEKIQTIHMGLQQRLNYGGLDIKFGLSGEYNFHEMDRGVQGKIVNSDFDSYIIGLNGEISKKYGEALYMKPYFSLDANYGKIKGFKETGDIYNLEFKSQDYTSVIPEIGLKLGKKYDTAEIYGILSYGYELGNISKDEKISINGGEVELFNNEMNNDDIKASLGTKVDLENISFNVELGKEFGKRDREYVKVGFSYKF; encoded by the coding sequence GATAGTACTGTTTTAAATAATAAAAACTATAATAATGAAGGAAGTGTGACATTAACTAAAGGAACAGAAGGAATTGTAGGAATAGCTGTTTTAAATGGAGATATAGATAATAGAGGGAATATATCAATTACTAAAAAAAATTCTAATACTTATTTAGCAATGTTAGCAATGGAATTTTTATCTACTGGTTCAAATAATTTAGATAATTTATTGAAACAAGGAAATTCTATAGGAATTTATAATGAAAATGGAAAACTAGTAAATAATGCAATGATAACTGTTTTTGGAAACAATTCAATAGGAATATACGGGAAAAATTCAGATATTCAAAATAGAGGAACAATAAATGTTAATGGATTATTTGTGAATGGAATAAAAGCGAATGGAAATATAAAAATAGAAAATAATGGAAATATAAATATTATATCTGATAGAGTAGACGAAGTAATAGAAGAAGCTGAAAATAATTATTCAATTGGAATAAATGGAGAAACATCTTCTCAAGGAATTATAATAAATAATGGAATAATTACAATGGAATCAAATATATACTATTACAAAACCAATGAAAATGAACAGGGAAATATAAGAGAAGGATATAAATGGAATAATGTAATAGGAATGCTTGGTAAAGGAAATGTTAAAGTTATAAATAATAAAAATATAAATATAAAAAATAATGGTTTGGGAATGGTAGGATATGGAAATGCTACTATAGAAAATAATGGAAATATAATTGTAAATGGAAAAAATAAACATGAAACAGAAGGAGATGTTTCAAATGAATTTACAGTTGGAATTGAATTAAATAATAATTCAAAAGGAATTAATAATGGAATGATAGTAGTTAATGGAGATACAGATAATAGAGGCGTAGTTTTAGCTGATCTAAATTCAAATTTTATAAATGAAAAAAAAGGAGAAATAAAAGTATCTTCAACAGAGGAAACATACACTATAGGGATACAAGCAATGAGAGGAGAAAAGAATCAAGAACTAGGAATAAAACAAGAGATAATAACTAATAAAGGTAAAGTAACAGTTTCAAATACAAGTGAGAATGGAATTGTTTATGGAATAAAAGTAAGTGGTTCTTTAAAAGACAATTTAAAAGTAATTAATGAAAAAAGTGGAGTTATTAATGTAACTGGAAATAAAGTAGTTATAGGAATGAAATTGAATGATACTAAAGGAGAAATAATAAATGATGGTATCATAAATGTTAATGGTAATTCTGAAATACAAATAGATGGATATTCAGCTAATACAGGAATGACTTTTGATGGGCCAATAGAAGGAAAAAAAGAAGAAACTATAGTTAGAAATAATGGAACAATAAATGTAATAGGATTAGGTTCTGGAATGTCTGGATTAGGTATTGGAACTATTATAAATGATAAAACAGGAAGAATAAATGTTGAAAATAGTGGATATGGAATATTAGGATACTCACTAAATGGCGATATAATTAATAAAGGAATAATAGAGGTAAAGGATTCATTAAATATAGAAAATTCATTAAATGAATATAAATATGGAATAAAAAGTAACTCAGGAAATGTGACTAACGAAGGAATTATTAAAATTAATAGTAATAAAAAAGAAGGAAGTTATGGAATAGAAGTACAAAATGAAAATTTAGATGTTTTATCAGTAATAACTAATGAAAAAGAAGGGTTAATAAATATATCTGGAAGTTATGTAGAAGGAATATCTGCAGTCGGAAATGTTAAAAGTATAAATAAAGGAACAGTGATAATTGAAGCAAAATCAAGTATAGGAGAGGATTCATATGGTTATGCAATGACAGCCTATAATGGAGCTCAGTCTATTAATGAAGGAATAATAACTGTTGGGGAAAATTCTTCTGGGATGAAAGCTGAAGGAGTAAAAAGTAAAATTACAAATAAAGGAACAATAAATGTTGAATATAATGCTTTAGCTGGAATGGAAGTAGTTGATAATGGAATACTAGAAAATGTAGGAAAAATTAACATTGAAGAAGCACCAAAAGATGAAAATAAAATTTTAGGAAATGAAGTTATACCATCCGATATATCAGACGAAAAGCTTTTTGATGAGATACAAAATGTTATAGATAACTTTACTGTAAATGAAACTATGCTATCAGGAATAGTTGCTAAGGATTCTCAAAATATTGTAAATTCAGGAAATATAACAGGAACAGGATTTGTAAATGGCATAGATTCAATAAATTCAAATGTAAAAAATGATGGAAAAATAGAATTAACTTCTAGCTTAATTAATTCAGATATAACAATAACACACCAAAAAGGAAGCTTTAACTTAGAAATGAAAGTTAATCAACTAGCTTCTGAGGTTATAGGAATGAATGGTAATGGTGGAAGTTTAGAAAATGGAGAAAATGGAATAATATCAATAATAGGTTCAGGAGTAGGAATAAATGCTATTAATGGAGCAACAGTAACTAATAATGGAAATATAACAATGAACTCTATGGAATTATTAGGAAGTATGACTTCATCAGATAAAACAGAAGAAAATGGAGCTGTATCAGATTATAAGAGTGAATGGGGTGCTTTATATAGTAAAGTAGTAGGAATAAATGGAGAAGGAGCAGGAACTACAATAGTTAATGGAGAAACAGGAAAAATAAATTTAACAGGCTCAGGAGTAGGAATAAATGTTTCTAAAGGAGCAATTGCAACTAATAAAGGAGAAATTATTATTAACCCTGTAAAAATAAAAGATGGATATGAAGAATACATAGAAAAAAATGGAGAAAACATAACGAATGAAAAAAATGAGAACCTTTATACTTATGTTGTTGGAATGACAGGAAAAGATTATGGAACAGAAATAATAAACGAAGGAATTATTACAATGACAGGAGCAAATGGAGTAGGAATAGAAGTATTTGATGGCGCTAGTGCAATAAATAAAAAAGAAATTAATGTTAATGGAAAAAATGCAGAAGGAATGTCATCCTATAAAAACTCATCAGTAACAAATGAAGGAACAATAAATGTAGGTAAAAATTCTTATGGTATGACAGCAGAAGGACAAGGAAGTCAAGCGATAAATAAAGGGACAATAAATGTAGGAGCTGGAGCTTATGGTGGAATGATGGCACTTAATGGTGGATATATTTACAATAGTTCTACAGGAGTTATAAATATTGATAAATCATTAGGTGAAGGATTGGCAATGATGGTTGATGAAACTTCTAAATTTAAAAATGAAGGAAGAATAAATGCAGAAGGAGATGTTACAATAGGAGAAGGAGCAACATATATAGTAGGAACCACAACAGATGGTAAAGTAGGAGTGATAAATGCTGACAATGTTGATTTAAATGGAAATGTAAAATTAGATACTACTATAGCCAAAGGAACATATAAAGATTCTTACGATTTAGGAACAATAGTAAATGGAGATGTGAAATTAGGAGAAAATTATAAAGTCTCTTCAAACTCAATTTTCTATGATGCTAATACAGAGTTAGATGATGATGGAAATTTAAAAGGAACATTAGAAAGAAATGATAATTCAGTTTCAGATTATGTAAATAAAAACTTTATGGCTGTAGCTGGATTATTTGATAACTATTTAGAAAATAATGGTAAATATGAAGAATTAACATCAACTCAACAAGAATTAGTAGATAATATATTTACTTCATCTTCATCAATAGCTGAATTAAGAAGTACTATAGCGGATATATCAGGAACTGAGTATTTAAGTATTTCAAGACAAATCTTTGATATAAAAGATGAGTTTGTAAAATATGATAATTCAGTAATAGATAACATAAGTGACTATAATTTTAATATTGAATTTATTGGTGGATATTCTGAAGTGGATAGTAAAAATGATATAGATGGATATGAAAGTAAAATGACTGGATTTAATGGAGCTATGAAGTTAGGAGAAAATCTATATGGAACTTTAGGATATGGATATTCAGATATAGATTATGACAAAGATTCTAAAGAGAAGATTCAAACTATTCATATGGGATTACAACAAAGATTAAATTATGGTGGATTAGATATTAAATTTGGATTATCAGGTGAATATAATTTCCATGAAATGGATAGAGGAGTACAAGGAAAAATAGTAAATTCAGATTTTGACTCATATATTATTGGTCTTAATGGAGAAATAAGTAAAAAATATGGAGAAGCATTATATATGAAACCATATTTCTCTTTAGATGCAAATTATGGAAAAATAAAGGGATTTAAAGAAACAGGAGATATTTATAACTTAGAATTTAAATCACAAGATTATACTTCAGTAATACCAGAAATAGGATTAAAATTAGGTAAAAAATATGATACAGCAGAAATATATGGAATATTAAGTTATGGATATGAATTAGGAAATATTTCTAAAGATGAAAAAATTTCTATAAATGGTGGAGAAGTAGAATTATTTAATAACGAAATGAATAATGATGATATAAAAGCTTCATTGGGTACAAAAGTAGATTTAGAAAATATTAGCTTTAATGTAGAACTAGGAAAAGAATTTGGAAAAAGAGATAGAGAATATGTTAAAGTAGGCTTTAGTTATAAATTCTAA